A single region of the bacterium genome encodes:
- a CDS encoding sugar transferase codes for MSYSRIKRLFDVVVGGGIFIACLPIIALTALMLRMTSAGPVFFGHKRVGFKGKEFTMFKFRTMVVNAHNMGPAVTQSKDPRITQIGRILRKTKLDELPQLWNVLKGDMSLVGPRPQVQVYVDCYPDIARHIILSTRPGVTGRTQIWLRHEEALLAAQPNPMEFYEYTLLPQKVISDVTYVNEMSLKNDLGILFSTALCLLSSKPKVVEVPTVATVSIEEQEELKAA; via the coding sequence ATGAGTTATTCAAGAATTAAAAGATTGTTCGATGTAGTGGTCGGTGGAGGCATTTTTATTGCCTGCCTGCCGATTATCGCTTTAACTGCTTTAATGCTCAGAATGACATCAGCGGGGCCGGTGTTTTTTGGGCATAAACGGGTAGGGTTCAAAGGCAAAGAGTTCACTATGTTCAAGTTCCGCACGATGGTGGTGAACGCTCATAATATGGGGCCAGCAGTAACTCAAAGCAAAGACCCGCGAATTACCCAAATAGGCCGAATTCTTCGAAAGACCAAACTGGATGAATTGCCCCAGCTTTGGAATGTGCTTAAGGGGGATATGAGCCTTGTCGGCCCGCGGCCACAAGTTCAAGTATATGTCGATTGCTACCCCGATATTGCACGTCATATTATCTTGTCAACACGTCCTGGAGTGACTGGCCGAACTCAAATTTGGCTGCGACATGAAGAGGCTTTACTGGCCGCCCAACCAAATCCGATGGAGTTCTATGAGTACACTCTGCTACCACAGAAAGTCATTTCCGATGTGACCTATGTGAATGAGATGTCCTTAAAGAACGATTTAGGCATCCTATTCTCAACAGCGCTGTGCTTACTGTCATCAAAGCCGAAAGTGGTG